The proteins below are encoded in one region of Haladaptatus sp. R4:
- a CDS encoding nitrous oxide reductase family maturation protein NosD, with protein MSEGDEQITNRERGECVDMRRDVPTLLTIPTLLTTLLVVSLVVVSLTAGAGGAGVRPAAGQENAANGTGIDSCTTISSPGRYTLTGDIRNATIGTCLRITANDVTLDGRGHRVDGVGAFGTSGVLVTGGSNVTVRNVGATDWDDGIRFVGTRNARVAETTTARNRVGLSLVSFRDSEAVDNVARSNAVAGVFLVGSSSNNTLRNTTVRDNALVGVQLVEATRNTVVGTVARRNEFGVALLGANRNTVRGSVATGNHIAGLWLSAASDNRIRESRVSNRFYGIYLADGARNNTVESNVARGNSVGVRLRSSHHNAILGNRLVNSRDAGILLISSDRNRIIGNRGTGNRRGIAVSSSSDGNTRSNNSVD; from the coding sequence TTGTCCGAGGGAGACGAGCAAATAACGAACCGTGAGCGCGGCGAGTGCGTTGACATGCGCCGCGACGTTCCGACGCTACTCACGATTCCGACGCTACTCACGACGCTGCTCGTCGTTTCGCTGGTCGTCGTCTCCCTCACCGCAGGTGCTGGAGGTGCTGGAGTCCGCCCCGCTGCGGGGCAGGAAAACGCCGCCAACGGCACGGGGATCGACAGCTGTACGACAATTTCGTCTCCCGGTCGCTACACGCTCACCGGCGACATTCGAAACGCGACGATCGGTACGTGCCTTCGAATCACGGCGAACGACGTGACGCTCGACGGACGCGGGCATCGAGTCGACGGCGTCGGTGCGTTCGGTACCTCCGGCGTCCTCGTGACCGGCGGGTCGAACGTCACGGTTCGGAACGTGGGGGCGACCGATTGGGACGACGGAATCCGGTTCGTCGGAACCCGGAACGCGAGGGTGGCCGAAACGACCACCGCCCGCAACCGCGTCGGACTGTCCCTCGTCTCGTTTCGGGATAGCGAGGCTGTGGACAACGTCGCCCGCTCGAACGCCGTGGCTGGCGTCTTCCTCGTCGGCAGCAGTTCGAACAACACTCTCCGAAACACCACGGTGCGCGACAACGCCCTGGTCGGCGTCCAACTCGTGGAAGCCACTCGAAACACCGTCGTTGGCACCGTCGCGCGCAGAAACGAGTTCGGCGTCGCCCTGCTTGGTGCCAACCGAAACACCGTCCGCGGGAGCGTGGCGACCGGAAACCACATCGCCGGACTGTGGCTCTCCGCGGCGAGCGACAACCGAATCCGCGAGAGCCGCGTTTCGAACCGATTCTACGGCATCTACCTCGCCGACGGCGCGCGGAACAACACGGTCGAGTCGAACGTCGCCCGTGGAAACTCCGTCGGCGTCCGGTTGCGGTCGAGCCACCACAACGCCATCCTCGGCAATCGGCTCGTGAACAGCCGAGACGCTGGAATCCTTCTCATTTCGAGCGACCGAAATCGCATTATCGGAAACCGCGGAACCGGAAATCGACGGGGAATCGCCGTTTCGTCGTCGTCCGACGGAAACACGCGGTCGAACAACTCCGTGGACTAG